One window of the Camelina sativa cultivar DH55 chromosome 1, Cs, whole genome shotgun sequence genome contains the following:
- the LOC104704535 gene encoding uncharacterized protein LOC104704535: protein MGSTMEDEKDAFYIVRKGDIIGVYRSLSECQEQAASSVSDPAMSVYKGYGWPKGAEDLLSSCGIKNALFSINASYVKDDAFGKLIPCPVQQPSSCQGGTSNKPSPAKRSQEMESNESGSFSPSPAQKHVKIQNDIVHRVPSSLLTRQPILQNDSCSIEFDGASKGNPGKAGAGAILRASDKSVLFYLREGVGIATNNVAEYRALILGLKSALDKGFQNVRVQGDSMLVCMQVQDAWKTKHPKMAELCKQAKELKSKFKTFHIEHIDRELNSDADNQANCAIGLAEGQTMVIPGG, encoded by the exons ATGGGTTCCACGATGGAGGATGAGAAAGATGCGTTTTACATCGTTCGTAAGGGAGACATCATTGGTGTGTATCGAAGCTTGAGCGAGTGCCAAGAACAGGCTGCATCATCT gtaTCAGATCCTGCAATGAGTGTGTACAAAGGATATGGTTGGCCAAAAGGAGCAGAGGACTTGTTATCCTCGTGTGGAATTAAGAACGCTCTCTTTTCTATTAATGCATCTTATGTCAAAGATGATGCTTTTGGGAAACTCATTCCTTGTCCTGTTCAG CAACCATCTTCCTGCCAAGGAGGCACTTCCAACAAACCTTCCCCAGCTAAGAGATCGCAGGAAATG GAAAGCAATGAATCGGGTTCATTTTCCCCGAGTCCTGCGCAAAAGCATGTTAAGATACAAAATGACATTGTTCATCGGGTTCCTTCCAGTCTCTTGACTCGGCAACCTATACTTCAAAAT GATTCATGTTCCATTGAGTTTGATGGTGCTTCGAAAGGAAACCCAGGAAAAGCTGGTGCAGGAGCTATTCTCCGTGCTTCAGATAAAAGTGTCCTCTTCTATTTACGGGAAGGTGTTGGCATTGCCACAAACAACGTTGCAGAGTATCGAGCTCTGATTCTTGGTTTGAAGTCTGCTCTCGACAAAGGGTTTCAAAATGTGCGCGTCCAAGGAGACTCAATGCTTGTCTGTATGCAG GTTCAAGATGCATGGAAAACCAAACATCCGAAGATGGCTGAGCTGTGCAAACAGGCAAAGGAGCTCAAGAGCAAGTTTAAAACATTCCATATCGAACACATTGACAGG GAACTCAATTCTGATGCTGATAATCAAGCTAACTGTGCGATTGGTCTGGCAG AGGGTCAAACGATGGTGATTCCAGGCGGCTAG
- the LOC104753415 gene encoding V-type proton ATPase subunit G1-like — protein sequence MDSSRGQGGIQQLLAAEQEAQHIVNAARTAKMARLKQAKEEAEKEIAEYKAKTEQDFQRKLEETSGDSGANVKRLEQETDTKIEELKNEASRISKDVVEMLLKHVTTVKN from the exons ATGGATTCCAGCAGAGGTCAAGGTGGTATCCAGCAGTTGCTTGCTGCTGAGCAAGAAGCTCAACACATTGTCAATGCTGCAAGAACCG CAAAAATGGCAAGACTGAAGCAAGCCAAGGAAGAGGCTGAGAAAGAGATTGCCGAATACAAAGCTAAAACAGAACAAGACTTCCAGAGGAAACTCGAGGAG ACTAGTGGAGACTCTGGTGCGAATGTGAAGAGGCTGGAGCAAGAGACTGATACCAAAATCGAGGAGTTGAAGAACGAAGCATCCAGGATTTCCAAAGATGTTGTGGAAATGCTTCTCAAACACGTCACTACTGTGAAGAACTGA
- the LOC104713104 gene encoding U-box domain-containing protein 4-like: protein MEMENHRPGGGGGGGGGFTYMGRKFSDLSVNDSSSAFSDCNSDRSGEFPTASSESRRLLLSCSSDNSDDLISHLVALLDSSSDDLRKQAAMEIRLLSKHKPENRIKIAKAGAIKPLISLISSSDLQLQEYGVTAILNLSLCDENKDLIASSGAIKPLVRALKMGTPTAKENAACALLRLSQVEGNKVAIGRSGAIPLLVNLLETGGFRAKKDASTALYSLCSAKENKIRAVQSGIMKPLVELMADFGSNMVDKSAFVMSLLMSVPESKPAIVEEGGVPVLVEIVEAGTQRQKEMAVSILLQLCEESVVYRTMVAREGAIPPLVALSQAGTSRAKQKAEALIELLRQPRSISNGGRSSSQL, encoded by the coding sequence aTGGAGATGGAGAACCATCGccctggaggaggaggaggaggaggaggcggctTCACCTACATGGGCCGCAAATTCAGCGATTTAAGTGTCAACGACTCCTCCTCCGCTTTCAGCGATTGTAACAGCGACAGATCCGGCGAGTTTCCCACTGCTTCCTCCGAGAGCCGTCGTCTCCTTCTCTCCTGCTCCTCTGACAATTCCGATGATCTCATCTCTCATCTCGTTGCGCTTCTCGATTCCTCCTCCGATGACCTGAGGAAGCAGGCTGCTATGGAGATCAGGCTCTTATCCAAGCACAAACCTGAGAATCGGATCAAAATCGCCAAAGCCGGCGCCATCAAGCCTCTGatttctctcatctcctcttccGATCTTCAGCTCCAGGAGTACGGCGTCACCGCGATCTTGAACCTCTCTCTCTGCGACGAGAACAAAGACCTCATCGCTTCTTCCGGTGCTATTAAGCCCCTCGTCAGGGCTTTGAAAATGGGAACACCAACTGCTAAAGAGAACGCCGCCTGTGCTCTCCTCCGTCTATCCCAGGTCGAGGGCAACAAAGTCGCCATCGGAAGATCCGGAGCCATCCCTCTCCTCGTGAACCTTCTGGAAACGGGGGGATTCAGAGCGAAGAAGGACGCCTCCACGGCTCTCTACTCGCTGTGCTCGGccaaagagaacaaaatcagAGCCGTGCAATCTGGGATTATGAAGCCGCTGGTGGAACTGATGGCGGATTTCGGATCCAACATGGTGGATAAATCGGCGTTTGTGATGAGTCTGTTGATGTCGGTGCCGGAATCGAAGCCGGCGATTGTGGAAGAAGGAGGAGTTCCGGTGCTGGTGGAGATCGTCGAGGCGGGGACGCAGAGGCAGAAAGAGATGGCTGTGTCGATACTGCTACAGCTCTGTGAGGAGAGTGTTGTGTATCGAACCATGGTGGCTCGGGAAGGAGCGATACCTCCGCTAGTGGCTCTGTCTCAGGCAGGAACAAGTCGAGCTAAGCAAAAGGCCGAGGCGTTGATTGAGCTTCTAAGGCAACCAAGATCCATTAGTAATGGTGGAAGATCTTCTTCTCAACTCTGA